In Phacochoerus africanus isolate WHEZ1 chromosome 2, ROS_Pafr_v1, whole genome shotgun sequence, one DNA window encodes the following:
- the LOC125121325 gene encoding olfactory receptor 13C7-like, translated as MGKTNQSSVTEFVLAGLSGYPQLEAIYFVLVLCMYLVILLGNGVIIIVSVWDSHLHTPMYFFLSNLSFLDICYTSSSIPLFLNSFLTSKKTISFSGCGVQMFLSFAMGATECVLLSMMAFDRYVAICNPLRYHIIMSKTSYVPMAAGSWIAGGVDSVLQTSLAMQLPFCGDNVINHFTCEILAVLKLACADISINVVSMVVASMIFLVVPVLFIFVSYVFILSTILRIPSAEGRRKAFSTCSAHLAVVIIFYGTILFMYTKPKAKDSSDVDKVQVTDKIISLFYGVVTPMLNPLIYSLRNKDVKAAVKNILCRKCSSEGL; from the coding sequence GCTTTCTGGCTACCCACAGCTTGAGGCCATTTACTTCGTGCTGGTGCTGTGTATGTACCTGGTGATCCTGCTGGGAAATGGAGTCATCATCATTGTGAGTGTCTGGGACTCCCACctgcacacccccatgtactttttcctcagtAACTTATCATTCCTGGATATTTGCTACACCAGTTCTTCTATTCCCTTATTTCTCAACAGCTTTTTAACTTCAAAGAAAACCATTTCCTTCTCTGGATGTGGAGTGCAAATGTTTCTCTCCTTTGCTATGGGAGCCACAGAATGTGTCCTTCTAAGCATGATGGCCtttgaccgctatgtggccatctgtaaccCTCTGAGATATCACATCATTATGAGCAAGACTTCATATGTGCCCATGGCTGCTGGGTCTTGGATTGCAGGCGGTGTCGATTCTGTGTTGCAAACCTCTCTTGCAATGCAGCTTCCTTTCTGTGGGGATAATGTCATTAATCATTTTACTTGTGAAATCTTGGCTGTCTTAAAGTTGGCCTGTGCTGATATCTCCATAAATGTTGTTAGCATGGTTGTTGCCAGTATGATTTTTCTTGTGGTCCCcgtacttttcatttttgtttcctatgtTTTCATTCTCTCTACTATCCTAAGGATTCCTTCTGCAGAGGGAAGGCGCAAAGCCTTTTCCACCTGCTCTGCCCACCTAGCAGTGGTGATTATATTCTATGGAACCATCCTCTTCATGTATACAAAACCCAAGGCTAAAGACTCCTCTGATGTAGACAAAGTACAAGTCACAGACAAAATCATCTCTCTTTTCTATGGAGTTGTGACTCCTATGCTCAATCCCCTCATCTATAGTTTGAGGAACAAAGATGTGAAGGCAGCTGTGAAGAATATACTGTGTCGGAAATGCTCCTCAGAGGGACTGTGA